In the Bombus fervidus isolate BK054 chromosome 13, iyBomFerv1, whole genome shotgun sequence genome, CACCTAACAAAAATTCGTCACATTTGCGTCAGATTATTTACCGAGTTTCTATTGCACATCcattttaatcaaattcatACGCATCAGGGAGAACCGTGCCGTTCCTTCGGCTGTCAACGAGAAACGAATCGAAAACAGATCGatcgaaaaattgtttttctctTGCCGGGAATGCGAAACTCGTCGGACatcgaaataaacgaaataattgATAGATCGTCGCGCGTCGGATATACGATCGCAATTTGTACTATTTCTCTGTTGGCGTATCGTAACGTGTGTCACGGAACGTGAAAATATTCGCACCGATAACCGATGAATGGAAACGTTTCGCAGCAGAAGCTCGGGAAAAGCGCTTAAATATACGGTCgaatcgatatttatttaaaaattcacgcAACGTCTCTTTCACCGGAATAAAATTTCTGCAATTACAAAGCAGAATGACAAATGAAACtgaagtatttttaaaatatgcatATTTCCTAATGATTTTTATCAACAAACAATATATTACGATGCTTGTCATGCTTTTCGCGACTTCTGGCGAAACGAGAGGGTAAAAAATGATGAGTTTGAAAACATTCGAGAGAAATAAGAGACGAACAGAACCTGGCATCGTAACAGCCTTAATCCTTTCACATTTGACACTGCGTATATACGACAGTGTATTTCAACAAGCTATTACATCGCTATTATAAGCTATTCGTAAGCAGTGTTTTCGCtacaaacaataattttattaaaagtacctgttgcaaattgaaattttctgaattttaattttgaattttctatatcaACGTCTTGGTCTTGTTTTTACAAGCCAAGGGTTTTAAACATAcgttaaatattcaatacGACTGAAACAAACAGATATGAAGGAGAGAGATGAAACAAGAAGGCACAAAGGGGAAAATCGAAATACGTGAATCGATAAAGATTCTCTTGCTATCCTTTAACTAGTTAGTACGATATACAAATACAACAATAAACATAGTGGTGTAGAAGTACTTCTTACACCAACTGTATATATAATCTCTCTGCTTatagtttgaaaaataaaccAAAAATTACCTACGTTCAATTcatcaattatatttatttcttcgacATCGTcgttaatttccaatttttcaacGACCCTTACACAGAACCCATTGCCACAGCTTTGTAACGTCGGTGTTAACGAGTTTCCTTGTGCGTTCAACGAGGTAACACCCGTGAACACCCATCGCAAAAGATCTTCAAGCTCTGTCTATGTTCCAAGGTTTCCTGTTGGCAAATAGAATCTGTACAAGAGTACATCGAAGGCGTCATCCGAGGTAAAGGTATTTAGCCGGTCACGCGAGACATCGTGTCATCAAACAGCCAATTAAATAGTAAAACGCGACGAAAGTACTCGACGAATCGATCTTTCCGCGAGTAACACGATCTTCCACGTGATTCCTCGATAATTCGTTTGTACGTGTATTTAAGTAATTAGATTTTCAGTTAATCGTCCATTAGTGTTGTAATCTGTGACACGAGTCTCAAGTATctatttcgataatttatttcgttccGTTTTCTACAAAATTGATAAACAACCTGCCACAACTACGATCCACTTTTAACATTTCTCGCAATGTTTAGATTAGAAGAGCGTAGGCTCGTTGCCGATGTTTGCTTATTCGCCTTCAACTTCGTAAACtgctatatattatattggtCGGAAATTTCCCAgttattaacactagaactaccgatagttaacacgaagctatttctaccaaaaccagtgaaaatCACTGGTTTTTAAacaatacgtaataatagaatatttttatatttattgatttattgcTTTCTTACAaaaggaattccatgttatgtagtacatttttggtattattaatccatctgcgACCATGATCCCTGAACGAGGGTtggcacatttataaaattaaataaccaATCATTCTTAActggtgtggtatttctagtgttaaaaCTCGATGCTCGTCCGAGAACTCTCGCACGATTTCTCTCGTTCCGTACATCCACCCACAGAACCAACGATGCCCCTAACAGTTGTATTAATCAAATACGTACATGTGAACACGCCAACTCACTCATATACCAGTTGGACTTTTTGTAAATCGTTGCCTACGTTTAAAAAACATACGAAAAACGCTTTACATTCGTCTTCATTTCCATGGCACGTATGACTagtgttatatttttgttacatgTTGATATATTCGTTTAGTCAATGACGGTTGTATCTAAAGTAAAAGGTTTATTTTCAAAACGCCTACAAACGAACGATCgaataaatcaataattttACTTCGATGGTATTTATTTACTATCGAGTAATCAatgctattttattttattttagttactttctaatattaggttggcaactaagtgccAACTCAGTTAgtgccaacccaataattaTCTTCCAATAAGAGTTTTCGTATGTTTTGACGTACCGAAGTGAAggttaatttagaaaataaaaaatattctttaacgcgattgaaaattgtttgcaatacgttcttttcttctttttgtgaTATTTCACTTTTTTAGATAGCCCTTTTCGATGTATCGAAGTTTGAAAATAATCGCAGATTCCGACTAAATCGTGAAGTATTACcaattatagaataatttcaaggaaattttatttctgataTTTGTACATTTGTGCATTTTGGCATGCcgttctatatttttgtacatttatacGTGCCATAAATGCAGAAATGTCAACAAGTATAATTCTCGGAAGCCTTTTCGTAAATCGTAACTCCCCGTTTCTTGAGATAAATCCACGAAATGTCGTACGTTCGATTTGTACACGAAACTTGTTCCGCCATTTCTTCCGAGAAAAATTCCCAATGCATATTGCGgtaaaaaggaaggaaaaaaccGAGTCGCAAAATTCCAGCGAATAGCTTTGATgaatttttgcttttttataatacttttatgTTACGCTTGCAAAACCGTCCTTTTGGTACTCAGAATTTTATCATGAggttttcctttccttttttcttttttttttttttttatgaaagaaaCGAGTAAAAAGAATTTGATTACGACAGTGATCGGGATTAAAAGGATTTTTATTGGAACAGAGAGATATAAATTTGTCATGGGAAGACGGATGGTTTTTCAATTGTGATAAAATGgaatgaaaattgagaaaacgGCCAAATTTCTAGCGAACGTAAAGTAATAACACTCGTTGTATATTCTCGAAGGCTGCGagttattcaatttttataacgaATTTTCAATCATTGGgagaaaattatatgtaaaataattccttttCTAACTGTTATTTGTTATGCATATCTGaacgtttattaatattaaataaaccgTAATGTTAAATACGTCGACCAATGAAAAAGATCTCATTGTGTGGAATTACATACGCGTAATTCAATCTCATAATTCCTCCTAATACCTACATATTCGTTTTTATATCGAATACCAAAATCTCATTTATGATCCTCtctcttttgtttcatttgcAATTTCATTTCGAAAAATGAATTCTTATCCTATACCTACGtatttatctttattgttCAAAATAAACTACCATATAcatcataatattattacgaCGTGTATGGTTGCCCTGCTGACGTAATATTATGCTTTTTTCCAGGATAGAACACGGCTGAGTGTCTCttgcatgacgttattacCGAAATTTTCCGAACATTCTGTCACAAAATAGGATCagtcaaataaataaaatttcgaagtAATGGAAATTTcgtaaatagaataaattttgcaaattgcTAATCTACTAATTACTAATCTAATCTgatctattaataatatatgatataatatgtacatttatataacactgaatttactaaaaataatagttattatttccatttaatGGAATTCTTACTCGAGACCTTTAACGTATTAAGACTTGTAAGCGGAAAACTTCCctttatgcatatatatacaatCATAATCtcaatgataattatattaaaacgaCATCAATCTTAATCAACTCACTGCTTTTCGAAGAATCTTCTAAAAAAGACTTATTATTCcatattatcaatttttattatttctctgCATAAAAAACACGTCCCCCTAGCGGGTACGCACTTAACTAAAAAACACAAGCAGATACAAAAACGCGCGCTTTTTGTCAGCCGCCATATTTACTTCCTAAATCAAATTCAATAATCAAATTGAAGTCAATTGGAACCAAGGATACAAGCGTTGGAAAAAAATTTGTCaacaaaggaaaggaaaacagACGGGACAGGATCACACGACAAAGACGAGCGAACGTGCGTTGTACAATTGTTAAACCGTTATAGACTCGAACATAGAGAAACATAGTCGTACATTATTAATATAAGTTGTTGATTTATTGCTGAAATCCGTATAATTGTTTTCCCCATTGTCAACCAAATATAtgttgttattaataattacgttgttaatttgttaaaatacaaGTTATATTGGTTTGTCAATGAGGATCTTAAATCTAGAAAATATGTGCGAAATACGTATAATTCTTTCGCCTTTCGTTGATTTAAGAGCATTGTGCGTTTTCGCTAATATAAACACGGTATGCGTGCTAGGCGCACGTGTTCCGGGGAAAACAATAACAAACACGGTTTCGACTAGTTTCGAGCATCAAACTAcaaagtaaaacgttatcacTTACCACATACGATACGTTCGGCGTCACACGCGCTGTTTTCCTTCCATCCTTCTTCCCACTAGACCAAAGAAGCTAGTCTCTTCTTCTCCGATCGAAAAGCCTCCTTCTTCGATCAAAAAGGAAGCGAATTATATTCAAAAAGCACGGTCATTCGTCAAGTACAGTCTTCATTCGAGCGAGATATCACACGAAATATGCATGTATATAAACGATACAAACGATACGAAAAAACACACGCGTACGAAATCACGGAGAAACTTCGAActaaaattaatgttaaaaatttccaaCTATTAAAGTATTGATTTTCACGGAGCGTTACACGGTTATGTTCGTTGTTTTATGTTTTGATTCGCGGTTATTGGACCGTACACGTTGTTCGTCGCGCGTTTATACCGACGACGATCACCGTATCACGTGTTACTTGGTCGACTGACGAACCTCGACTGCCGCCCCAAAGCCAGGATCGCTTCGTGCTATCCCCACCTATGCGCGCTTCCCCCACGCCAAGGGCCCATGGCTTCAAACATTTACATATCTAAGGTAGTAAGCTTCCTTGAGTTTGGCTGCCCTTTGAACCTTCAGGGTGGAATAAAGTTTAACTGTCGAAACGTAACTCGTAAACGTGGAATCGTTTTTCTGTGCTTGACTATCTAGCTTTTTTCAGCGACTTTGATCTCGTGgactattaaaatatattttttcaagcaCGTGAATTTTTACAAGTGAAGTACCTATGCATGTTCTATACTAACAGATAGATCATACTCcgtagtaaaaatattaaattataaaaaggtTCGATTTCAGAACAGATACAACGTGAACTACCATTGCATGACCTCTGTTAAACATGAAAGCGCGTACAATTCAGATGCCCGGCTATTTTTCAGCTTTTGTAAAACAGATCGAGATGAAACATACCCTGTTTTCTTCCCCGGACACTAAAGTATGCAATAGAGAaaaccaaacaaaaattccaaaaattagatttttcCACTCCATAGCTTATGAACTATTTCTAGACGACTATTGTGTTCCTTTTTATTCAATGCACAAATACAACCCTTCTATTGTTTTATTACAGTATTAGATAGATATTCGATATTCAATACATCAGCCTTATACCGTCTTATTGTGCGTATAGATGTCTTGGTTTATCATTTCTTtgccaattttcttttttcccttttagGTGAGAAGCTTGTGGTTAGTAGTTTCTGTAGTTTAAATTACGGACGACTCTGAATTACGGACAGATGATACTATCAAGAACTATTACAGAGTGTTATTATATGACTACTATAGAATACTTCTAGCATTAGAGATGGGTGGTCATGTCAGAAAAAGATATCAAAAACCTGGTAATTTATGGTTTCTTTAGTAATTACACAGTGTGCGGATAtcgtatataattaaattaattctataacTCAATTAATCTTGGTGAATGTTAATAATACTCTGCTGTAATAATATGTGAGATGgcaatattatgaaatacataATGGCAATATTATGGTAGTATTATAATCAAAGGTAAATTGCACAATTTCTAATCTTCGGTTTAAGCAACAGCTGATATCATATAATAGtgacatttataaatatcctaCAAGTTTCTTAAATCTGTTGAAATCccagaagattaaaaaaattggTCTTAGAATTGaaagtgaaattgaaattcaaattaaacttcattacgaaaataattttcctttgCTGAACTGAAACTATAGTCCCaacattttaataatgatTTACTATGATACTACATATTTTCATTCAAGAGCGATTCAACTGTTAAAATTGAAGAGACCTGTTCTGATCAAATTTTCTgcgcaaaatattatttctgtgAAATAAATCCAATGCCAAGAGattgaaattattcatttttctacATCATCCACGAACAATGTACAAAATACATCATGGTAAAAAATTAACTATAAAATTTCACGGTAGAGAAAACAACGGAATAATTACAATGCCAATCAGTTAACCGGGTCATGTTAGAATTTCCATCGTACACAGAATTAATACTTTACAGGAATACAcagattttaatgaaatcgatattaattttaagaaatataataattatatcactATTAACTTTGGCTTTCTGATAATctcttataataattattgtatctGTAAACACTCGATTAAAGAAACATCCAgcatataataataagtaattaacaagcaaaataaaaatcatacaAAAACAGCGATCGCTAGCtttcatttaattacaaaGAAGTCGATAATCAATCATTATTGGCATCATACGAAACGTTCTGCAGTACCATTAATCGAATTGAATTCCAATCGAAGGGAGAAGATATTCCTTTTGAATGTTGCGATACCCGGAAACAATTCAGTAAATTGACGACTATTAACCAAAACGAGCATACATCTGATGATTTTCCGATGATCAAAGGCCTCCTCTGTCCCGATTCGCGTTTTCCACGATGCAACATCAACGATAACTATTCTAGGGAAATTCAGTGACGCGTGTGCATTATGCAACGCATTTCCGGATGTGGCACTTTCAAACCGCAGATAGCTTGTTAAAACTTTCATGTGGAACCGTTTCACctctgtaaaattattttaacgcGTTTGATACGTTCGTCGTTGAAGCtgcgaaataaaatgttaaatgaaACACACGCTGCTTTTAAACTGTAGCAGGATAGATACTCGTTCTTGACGGCATGTCAAATCTTCGATTACGAAAATTACAAAGATAAGAACGAGAGCCTGGAATGACATCGTCTTCTATTGTCAAAATACCTAGTTGAAGTCAGCTTTAACAGCGTACGGGAAAAAGTCAGCTGtcgatattttgtaaatcGTAGAAACTTCGTAATTTGCTATTTATTGTGATGAAAACTTTTCATACTGTTACTGTAAATCGACCAAATACCAAGTATACGAGAAGAATTCATTGATTAACCCTGTTCTTTCAGACATGTTCAGCCCAGTAGTATCTTTCAATATTGAAAGCATTTCAAATTCGAGCGAGACATGAAAAGATGACTCTTCGTCTCAATTTTACgttaaacattttcttaaGACGTTACAAATCCTTTTTGTTACTGGAATAAGAGCAAGATCGAAGTATCAAAATTCCACATTAATTTCCATAATATCCTATCTCTGTAGAATTCTCCGTCTCTCTGGAATTTCCAACTCAAgttcatttattatatgatCTACCTTAAATTTGTGTTTAAAACGTACGAAAACAGTTTACCTAGAATCCCCATTTAAAATGCCTGCTCGGTTTACATGGACTTCAAATAAATCGATACCCTCGGCAAATTCTGCGAACGGAAGGTTCGTAATATCGTAGATAGAACAAGGAATTCCGCAAATTTGGAAAATCAAAATTCCTCATTTAGTAACTTGGAGAGCGAAAAAAGCCGGAAGGTTATTGATTCGTTGAAGCATCGCGCAGAAACTGTAAAGCTTCTGTACAAAAAGAGTTGGATGTCACCGAAGGGGAATGCTACCAAAGGAATTTCTTCGTCTCGCGAAAGCTGCTTATTTATCGGAAGCTTTCTCCACGGTCTTCATCGTCGATCTAAGAACCACCAGTTATCAGAAGAATTCCTGCCTCTTTCTCGCGCACGTTCCACCAGAATTATCTAAgtactttaatttatttgctcTCAATACCTTTTAGTCCTCCTCGTTTCGTTTCCTTCGTATTTCGATCATAGAGAAATGTCACTTAACTTCGTTTAATATCAAACATTTACCTTCCTCGTTCTTACTTCAAATCggacaatttttctttttcactcgGCGCCCAGTATTTGCTTAACTGAGTATGCTGCAAAGAGTAAAAATGTTGTACAGGGTGTAACAATACACGTGCGGCCCACTTCGGCAGCTGAgtgtacatttaaaaaaaaaaaaaaaaagaaagaagatgcTCAGAAGACGATCTGACGTTTCGAGGCAAATCTGTGGGCGTCTTATCATGACTCCAATTATACTGCGAATGATTCCTGGTGTTTCCCGAATTCGTTGAAAAGCTTGTTCTATTCTGAATCTTAGTATTTCTTAAATGTTGCGTTTATCGCGAGCATATGATTTATGGACCTTTTTCATTACAATCATCTCCTCAAGCGGATTGCACACGTTCCGTTACACGCTGTATATAGAATATTCGTGGAAAGTGGGCCAAAGCATAGCCTTAAAACCAGATAGAAAATTGGTGAAAATTTTATCAGATGGAATTGAATGGTTTCGAGTGATGTATCGTTCGATGAATACCGCCATTTATATGTTTTAGGAATTAGGACATGttagaagagagaaaaatttcagaaataatcaaagaattataaaatttgtatttaacaatggttactgatactatatatatatatatgttcataCTATCTTACAGATCTAAGATCTTCCTCTAGTataaaaaacaatataaaactaCTATCTTTTCGCACTATTCTCTTAGCGCACATGCGTCTACTATCCTTCCAGGAACGTGATTATGTAGAATTATACGATTATAGAGAAGACAATTTtatctaataatttataaaagtatctATTGTTCAGACTACAACAATCTTGCAGTAGAGTGACTATTTCTttagaaattagaatattacatttacagtatataaaatgtaaaaatcggGTTAATCATTCCGCCGTGTTACGTCGAAAGAACGTATCTGCAATTTTCGCTTAAATCGAATCATTGTTGTCGGATAGCGCAAAAATCATTTATCTATGTGCATATTCGATAAGAAAGCGGTATCTGTATTGAAGATATAACGGTTCGTATTTTGGACGTATGCGAAATCGATGGCTGATTGTCAAACATTTAAAAGTCATTTTTCCCCAAACCACTTTTTGAACAGATACGCctatttcaataaatcttatctttaatttccaaataaatgagaaataaCGTTACATTAAAGACCATGGCAGAAAACGTTTGCACATAACTCATCTATGTTAATTTCCCTcgatcaaatataaaataaaatatgctgcgatcttctctctctctctctctctctctctctctctctctctctctctctctctctctctctctctctctctctctggtGTGCTACGAAGTCCACTAATCCCTCATCAAACTCGAAGGAATATCTTTCTGAAAATTGGTCTATTTTCTTCGATACGCCGATGGATAATCTGTGAGAATGCTACCAGTAGAGAGGATCGCTCCAGGACGACCTAAGATCCCACCTTTATTCGCCAGCCAGCCATTTCCACCGAAGAATCCAGCTGGTTCCAATCTATCCGTGTAAAAGCCAGAATCGCTTACACTCGCGACATGTAGCAAATTGTTTGCGTTATTCAATTGCTTTCCTTTCGAGTCGTTACGATTTCCAAGCCCAAGATTCTTCAACGCTTCCTTGAGCTGAATGACGCGGTTCTGCAGAGTTTGGGGGTTGATCTGCAGATTCTGAGTCAATGGCGTGAGGAACCAGGCGAGTAGGCTTGGTTTTGACGTGCTGTTGCTGTCAGactgaaaattaatatcagcTAGACTGTTCATTGGGATAGCGAAACTCGATTCGATGATCGCAGCGAAGAATTTGGAATGCAATGTATTTGCTTGAGATAtgataatttgttttttcgaATGCTGGAATTTAGCTTTCAAGGCTGAACATCTTTTGGGTCGCTAACAGCAATTTGCTTATCGATTATTAATAGCGATATATGGCAATTTCG is a window encoding:
- the LOC139993558 gene encoding uncharacterized protein; the protein is MSPILLLIVVIAGTHAMPVTLSEDSVNKIDQGTIREEKIANDDSGDPPVFEHVVENSDSNSTSKPSLLAWFLTPLTQNLQINPQTLQNRVIQLKEALKNLGLGNRNDSKGKQLNNANNLLHVASVSDSGFYTDRLEPAGFFGGNGWLANKGGILGRPGAILSTGSILTDYPSAYRRK